Genomic DNA from Deltaproteobacteria bacterium CG2_30_66_27:
TGGAAATAGACGCTCCCGGCGGTCATCGCCTCGATGGAGGCCGCGAGTTCACGGGGATCGGAGATCCGGATTCCCGTGTCGAACACGACCGTCGTCGCTTCCATGAAAAAGAGTTCGTCCCCCGGGCGCGCCCATGAAATCATCGACAATTCCCCAAGCCGTTCGTCGATCACCTCGAGCGTCGCGGCGCGAAGCTCCCCGAGGGAAGGGAACGCGTACGGGTCGAGGATGCCGAGTCGCTCGGAGACTACGCGATCCCCGAGATACCATTTCGACCAGACGGAGAAATCGTTCCGGTAGTCCGGATTGTCGAAGGCGCCCCGGAGCGTCGTCTCGCAGAAATGGTGGAACAGCACGTTCTCCCCGCACACTGCGATCCGCTCCCGGAGCTCCCTCAGGTTGAACGCCGGCGGGAGGCCGCTCATCCGGACGAGCAGCGCGCAATCCTTCACTTCGAACGGGTTCATGCCGCTCCCCCCCCGGCCTTCGCCGTACTCCGTTCCGGGGCGATCTCCTCGAGTTCCCTTACGGCCCGCGCGAGTCCGGAGGGGCCCTCCACGTGTATCGCCTGGGGGACGGTGATTCGGCTCCCCACGACGATCCCGACGCCGCCGTTCGACACGACCCACCGGATTGCGACGGCGTCGTTTTCATCGTCGCCCGCGTATACGAGTCGCTCCCTGGAAGGGGCCCGGTCGGCAAGTCGGCACAACCTGCGCACCCCGGCGGACTTCCCTCCACCCCCCACCATCTGCACCTCCACGACCTCCGGGCCCCGGTATCCCTTGATGCCCTTCCGGTTTCTCAAGCGCTGGAGAAGGGTGACTCTCCTGCGGAAAAAACGCGGCGAGGCGTTCAGGTAGTGGATCGCGCCGGACCACCGCTTGTCCTCGATCTCCACGCCGGGGATGGAGGCGATCTCCTCGATGAGGGGGAAAACGGCCCGCCGTCTCGCCGCCAGAAGCGCTTCTGAGACGGGGCCCGGGCCGATCCGGCGCCCCCGGGAGAGCCGCCACTCCAGCCCGCTGGCCCCGCCGACGAACACCCCGGGGATCGGCACCCCCGACACGATGTCGTCGAGCGTGCGGCTCGACAGAACCGCCACCCGGTTCCAGGGACTACGGGCGAGAAACCGGAGCATCCTCTCGCATTCCCGGTGAAGGCGCGCCTCGTTCCGGTCGGGAACGATCGAAGAGAGGGTCCCGTCGAAATCGAACACCCAGAGGGAACGTTCCCCAAGCATGTAGTTCACGGCGCGGTCTCCTGTGGGGAGGTTTCCTCCGCCAACCGGAGTCGCGCGAGCCCGGTGATCAGTCTACCGGCCCATCGGTAGATGTTGTAATTGTGGATGTTCCCACGCATTCGCCCCATCCGTTCGGACCGTTCCTCCGGTTCCATCCCCAGCGAAAGGAAGATGGCGTCGGCCATCTGCTCGATGTCGTACGGGTTGACGATGAGGGCGTCCTTCAGCTCGCGGGAGGCGCCGGTGAACTGGCTCAGGATCAGCACCCCGTCCCCGTCGTCCCTTGCGGAGACGAATTCCTTGGCGACCAGGTTCATCCCGTCGTGCAGCGACGTGACCATGCACAGGTCGGACGCCTTGTAATACGGCTCGATCGCCTCGTGGGTGTGGTGCGCCTTCAGGAAGACGATCGGCTTCCACGTTTTCGTCTGGAACCGCCAGTTGACCTTCTCCACCATCTCCTCGATCTCCGTCATCAGGTCGCGGTACTTCTTGATGTGGGTGCGGCTCGGGGCTCCGAGCTCCACGAAGGTGAACCGCTCCAGGTACTCCGGGTACTTTTCGAAGAAACGTTCGATCGCCCGGAACCGTTCGGGAATCCCTTTCGTGTAGTCGATCCGGTCGACCCCCACGCCGAGGTATTCCGCCCGCACGCCGACCTTCCGCAGCAAGGTTTTCTTCGCGGGCCACCCTTCCGGAGGAGCCGTCCTGGAGGGCTGTTCCCCGCTGACGCTGATGGGAAACGGCTTGATCAGCGTCGAGTGGCCTCCGCGGGTGACCGAGAACTGTTCCCAGTCGATCTTCGATTCGAGGAACCGGTCGACGGTCTCCAGGAAGTTGTTGCAGTGGAACTGGATGTGGAACCCGATGATGTCGGAGCCGAGCATCCCCTGGAGGATCTCCTGGCGCCACGGGCAGATGCCGTACGCTTCCGGGTTCGGCCAGGGGATATGCCAGAAAATCGCCACCTTCGCGTCGGGGCGCCTCTCCTTGATCAACGCCGGGAGCAGGGCGAGATGGTAGTCCTGGACCAGCACGAGGGGCGATTCCTCCCCCGCGATCTCCGTAAGGAGTGCGGTCGCGAACTTCTCGTTCACCTCCCGGTAGAGATTCCAGTCTTCCAGTCGGAATTCCGGGCGGGTGTGGGTGATGTGACAGAGCGGCCACAGCCCCTCGTTCGCGAACCCGTAGTAGTAGCCGTCCTCCTCCTCCTTGGTCAGCCAGATTCTCTTCAAGGTGTACGCCGGGTTCCCGGGGGGTACTCGGAGCGTGTCGTTACCGTCGACCGTTTCGCGGTCCGCATCGCCGCTGCCGTGTGCGATCCACAGGCCGTCGCAGGCGCGCATCACGGGATCGAGCGCGGTGATTAGGCCCCCCGCGGGGACGACGCACCGGATCTCCTGGCCGTCCTTCTCGTGGATGTACGGCTCGCGGTTCGATACGAGAACCAGTTTTTTCCCCTTGAGTTCCACCCTCATCTGTTCCTTCAGCCGTTGGGCCGTCCAGAGGGATTCCGGGCGGACGGCCGGGCCGGAAGCCTCTTCGGCCCTTGCCCGCGCGACGGCCAGGCTCTTGGCCAGGTGGCTCACTTCCGAGATCAGCGGATCGAGCGCCGCGTCCATCTTCGGGGGAACGACGGGTTTGACGGATTCCGTTTTCCCGGTGCGCAGCTCCTTGATCCATCCCGCCATCTGGGCGATCGGCCCGGTGATGCTCCAGCGAACGACGATCAGGGTGATGGCGACGACCAGCACCGTGAGGACCAGGAAGCGGATGAGGTTGTCCCCCCAGATCTCGGCGAGGCGGACGTCGATGTACGACGCGTCATAGAAGAGCGTCAGGACCCCGATCGTCCTGTCTTCCTCGATGAGGGGAAAGGCGTAGAGATAGATCCTTCGGTCTCCGACGCGGACGAACTCGCCCGTCGGCTGGCCTACCGACAGGACGTGGACGACCTGGCGGTAGGCTCCCGGGATCTGCGGCTCGAGGTCGGCGGTCGAGGCCAGGACCTGGCCACGGGCGTCGTGCACCGCGATCCCCTGGAACCGTTCGCGGTTGCCGAACCGCTGAACGATGCCCTTCAGTTTTCCGGAGGAATCCGACGCGACCAGGGGGGTGACGGACTCCTGGATGCTTTCGGCCAGGACGATGGTCCGCCGCTCCAGCTCGGACGTCAGGCGGACCCTTTCCGCCCGCACCTGGTAGAACGAGAAAGAGACCGCCGTCAGGCCGACCACGAGAACGAGGGATACGACGAGGCGGGCCGTGATCTTCACGCTTGTTCTCCTGTACGATCCTCCGAATCGTTGATCTCTCCCCCCCCCTCGTTGACTTCCGGAGAAAGAAGAAGGGGCGGCGGCATCCCCTCCACGCCGAGGATGCCGACCAGCATCCGCAACCCTTCGGAGACGGTTTCCATGTCGCCGGCGGACATTTCCCTCAGCCCCTTCAAGAGAAGCCCCTGCGCGATCTCCGGGATTTTCGACGCCGTCTCGCGTCCCTTTCCGGTCAAGGCGACCGTCACCACGCGATGGTCCTTCTCCGATCGTTTTCGTGTGACCTGGCCCCGCTGTTCCAGCCGGTCGAGGATCCCGACCACCGTGGACGGGTGGAGGTACATGCGCCGGGCGAGGTCGGTCACCCGCAGGGGGGCGGATTCCGCGAGGACCTTCATCGCCCACACCTGGGGCCCGGTCAATCCTCCGATCTTTTCGGCGTGCTTGGAGTACCGGTGGACCACCTTGAACACACGGCGAAGGTTGTCGAGGACGTCGGCGATCTCCCGGTCCCTCCGGGCGGGCGACATCTTCTTCACGCGAAAAAATCTCCTTTCCCCGGAAGTTGTTTCGTTGATTCTAACACAAATGATTTGTATGATAACGAAGTGAAAATCATCGAACAACTTCGGGATTGGCTTTCGATGGAATTGTCCCGGCTTCCTTCGCAATTCCGCCTCATGCTCCTTTCCATCGGAGTCGGGATCGTCGCGGGCC
This window encodes:
- a CDS encoding trehalose-phosphatase; this encodes MNYMLGERSLWVFDFDGTLSSIVPDRNEARLHRECERMLRFLARSPWNRVAVLSSRTLDDIVSGVPIPGVFVGGASGLEWRLSRGRRIGPGPVSEALLAARRRAVFPLIEEIASIPGVEIEDKRWSGAIHYLNASPRFFRRRVTLLQRLRNRKGIKGYRGPEVVEVQMVGGGGKSAGVRRLCRLADRAPSRERLVYAGDDENDAVAIRWVVSNGGVGIVVGSRITVPQAIHVEGPSGLARAVRELEEIAPERSTAKAGGGAA